Within Telopea speciosissima isolate NSW1024214 ecotype Mountain lineage chromosome 8, Tspe_v1, whole genome shotgun sequence, the genomic segment TTGGTATTGTTCTCTATCAGCCGGGTCATCCATGTCACTACACAACTAATGATTGACCTCAATAGGAGAATCTATAGGTTTGCAACCAAACATACCGGTTTCCTGGAGAAGGTCTAGGACACACTTCCGTTAGGAGATGAAGATCCCCTTGTCTGACCTTGCAActtctatcccaagaaaataccgaAGAAATCCCAGATCCTTAGTTTCAAATTCCTTTGCAAGTAGTGTTTTTAGATGGGAaatttcatcatcattgttCCCAGTGATCACTATATCATGAACATACACGATGAGAGTTATGATCTGGGTTCCTTCTCTTTTAACAAACAAGGTATGGTCAGTCTGACTCAGTTGATATCCAAACTTCTACATGGCTTTCAGAAAGCAaccaaaccaggctctaggagATTGCTTGAGACCATTTAGAGACTTCTTCAACTTGTAAACATGGCCAGCAGCAGATTGGAATGAAAAATCAGGTGGCGGGTCCATATAGACTTCTTCTTTAAGATCCCCATTTAGGAGGGGTTTTTGACATTCAATTGTTggagattccaatccaaattggCAGCATAAGACAATAATGCTCTCACCgaattcatctttgctacaagGGTAAAGGTTTCTTGGTAGTCAATCCTATAGGTTGGGTAAAGTCCTTTACAACCAGACTTTCCTTGTACCTCTCAACAGTGCCATCTGCCCTTTGCTTGTCTgtgaacacccatttgcatccaaccaATTTCTTTCCCTCAGGACTAGGGACAAGTTTCTAGGTAGCATTTTGTCCAAGGCCTGCATTTCTTTTATCATAGCAGCCTTCCACATTGGATCTTTAATGGCTTTTTTCCAATCCTGTGGAATAGACACAGAAGACAAAGACAATACAAAGGCCCGATAGGAAGGTGATAAAGATACATAAGAAACAAAGTGggaaatgggatgttgagtacagGAACGAACACCTTTCCTAATATCAATGGGGTGATCATCATGCAGAGGGTTAGCAAGATCAGGCAAATTATCAGAAGTAGTAGAAATATTACCCAAGTATCTGGGCGAATCTGGTGGAAGCACCTCAATAGGCAATGGTTGGTCGTGCGTGGTTCCCTTTTTCTTGAATCTACTCCGAGTGTAGGTTCTCACTTCTGAATCATCAAGAACAGAGGTGACCAATGTCTCCCTCTCACCAATGGCAATATTATTAATCTAAGGCTCCTCTTGAACTGGAAGATTATCTATAGGAAAAACTGGTACTAACAACTCTTCCTCAAGACTCTCCCTCTGAAGAGGTGTCGTAAAATATGGTTTTGACTCATGAAAGGGGACATCCATGGTAACATTGAGGCGGCGAGAAGGGTggtgataacacttgtaacccttttgaGAGGCTGAATAACCAAGGAAAATGCACCGAAGAGCATAGGGATCCAGTTTGGAATGGGTAGGAGATGAGTTATGAGTAAAATAGACACACCCAAATATTTTGGGAGGAAGGGAGGAGGCAATAGTAGGGTCCAGGAGAAATGAAAGAGGTGTCTTCAAATTGAGGACACTAAAGGGAACCCTATTAATAAGGTAGGCAGCAGTAAgaacagcatctccccaataagtTTTAGGGACACTAGTAGTAAACCTCAAGGCACAGGTCACGTCCAAGAGATGATGGTTTTTCCATTCTGGGATGCCATTTTGCTCTGGTGTCCGAACACACGAAGTTTGGGAGAGGATTCCATGGGAGGAAAGATACTGCTAAAAATTATGATCAATATACTCCGTGCCATTATCATTTCTAAGGACtcggtaaaaaaaaaagttagtacctagtgcacaaggctcccgcgtttagcagggtctggggaaggtcaaatgtacgcagccttacccctatttcCAGAGATGTTGTTTCCAGTTCTAAGGACTCGGTTAGTAGCATTAAATTGATTCTTAAGCATGGTATGGAAAGACTGAAAGCAAAAAAAAGCATCAAATTTATTGTGTAGGAGGTACACCCATGTGAGACGTGTGCAATTATCAATAAACGTAATGAACCAACGAAAACCATTACAATCAACAGTCCTAGAGGCAGCCCATATATCAGAATGGATAATAGAAAAGGGAACATCCCTTTTATCATCACTAACAAGATAAGAATTTCTAGTATGTTTTGCAAATTCGCACACATCACAATGTAGCTGTTCAAACCACAAATTTTAACTAAATCTAGAAACATCaaacataaaatatgaaaagaagGGTGTCCCAAACGTTGGTGCCTGTGGTGGAGCTTTGTTAAAGCGCTATCAGAGCGGAGGGTGTGAGCAAAAGATGGGAGAGGGGACGGTTGGTGTAGCTTCCAAGTAATAGAGACCATCACTGACCCGACCATACCCAATCGTTGTGCCCGTCACCAGATCCTGAAGCACGCAATGagtaaagaaaaaatgaacaaaacaaTTCAACTTACTGGTAAGGCGGTAAATGGATAATAAATTTGCATATAACTTAGAACCATGTAAACAGCAAAAAGAGAAAGTTGGGAAGAATAGGAGACTGAACGTTTACCAGAAATGGAGGACATAGACCCATCGGTAACACATACCTTATCCCGGACAGAGCAAGGAGAACAGGTACGGAAGACCTCTGAGTTactagtcatgtggtcagtagcaCCAAAGTCAATTAACCGTAAAGGACTAGTGGAAGAGACATGAAAGTTACCTAATTGGGCAAGATTGGAAACAGGAGAAGAGGTAGAACTAGTGGTCAGTTGTGTCTCCAAGTTTTTGAATAGCAGCCATCTGATCCTGAGAGCAAGGTGCCATAGTAGAATTGGTAGGGCCAGTGTCGAATGCTTTAGAGAGATGGGCCTAGGAATGAGTGTTGCCTTGTTTAGAATTACACCCACCCTTAGGGCACCTatggagcttccaacaagtTTCCAGTGTGTGACAAGGGCGAGCACAATAATCACACTTCATGGATTCTCATGCAGAGATAGGAGCCTTGGAGAGATCTCCAGGAACTAATGTTGCTGATGTAGGTGATATAGTGAGTAGGGGTAGATCGAACAAGAATAGTAAGATGCATCATAACAGTCTGTTGGTGTTCTTCAGACTGAACCAAATTATACGTCTGAAGGAGTGTAGGGAATTTATCTCGCCCTAATATTTGCACCCTAACTTGGTCATACTTAGGATTCAGACTTGTCAGAAAATCATACACACGTtccatctccctctcctttTGGAAGGTACCAGCATCATCAAGGTGAACCATAGGAACGGGATGGTAGAAGTCTAATTGCTGCCAGAGATTGGTCAGGGTAGAGTAGTAGGAAGTGAGAGATAGATCCTTCTGAGTAGTATTACGAACCTAACATCATATCTCATAATTTTGGGCATAATTCCCTGCCTGTAAGTAGGTCTGACGAACTATATCCCATAGTTCCTTGgcagaattaaagaaaaaaaagttgggACTAATAAAGGGCTCCATCGAATTAAGCAGGAAGGACATAACCAGCACATCATTAGACAACTATGTAGAAGCGGCTATAGGATCGGCTGGCTTGGGAGTGCCTTCTGTAATGAGGCCAGAGTAGTTATGTCCCCGAAGTGTACGTGAGAAGGCATGCCCTGGACCAGGTAAGCTAGTTATGACCATTTAGTGTTGGAGAGTGTGATTCCCAGTGCTACTTGATCGACCAAGTGGATGCCCCTTAGTTGTGCCAGAGGAGGGTGCACTAATAGAGGTAGTAGTGTAGTACTCGTATTGTCATCACCCATGATAACCAAAGAGAAGGAGGATCAAGGGCAGCAACCAGTACTTGTATTGCCATCAACATCGGTTGTAGAGAGGTCAGCGGAGAAGGCGCAGCACCTAGATGGGTCGCGGCGAAGAAGCTCCACCGGCGGTATGAGAGGCCGGCGAGAGATGGCGCGGCAACCTAGCAGGTCACGGTGGTGATGAAGGACGATGCGAAAACCAAGAAAGATTTCCTAAGGTTttgggctttgataccaagttcagAATCAGAGTTGGGAGAACAATATGACTTGTCATGAATGATAGaggtccactttatttataaggagaatTACAACCCAAGGTAAAAATAATAAAGCCCTAAAAGTAACCAAGGTAGAGAGACAATATTGCGATCCCATGGTTCTCAACATGTACCATTAGGAGGCTGCAAGAGAGTTCTAACTAATATTGGTTCAGTCATTTGAGAGGAAGCCAATGACAACCAGTTAGGAGTTCATTGGTGCAATTTGAAGGTGTCAAAAGAGTAAAGCAAGCTACTGATGAATTGGGTTGAAGTACTTAGAAAAGAGACAATTTGTTATGAATTAACTAAGATATGGTCCTACGAAGAGAGGAATGGGTGAAGGAGATTTGTGTAGCCAACCTGGAGTTGTTGGGACTTTGGAGGGATGCTTTGTAAATGTCACTGTCAAACAAAATCATGTCTACAGGTTCTGACAGAACTTTACTGAGAGGGTGTGCTTGTAATTGAACAAATCATCCCTCTCTCAAAATATAATGAAAAAGGTGATGAGAAAAGAAGGGggggtgaagaagaagaagagaagatttgTAATTACAGTAGAAACCTGATTCTACTGAACCtctcacattttttccttcctaGATTCCTGCTTTTTGATAAAGCTGGCTGGTAACTGGAAAAACAGAACTGGATCCTTTTCATGTTAATATGCTGCTTAGGTCGTCGAACCATGAACAAGCTTATGACAAGAAGTATCAAAACTTAGTTGAGCTCATCTCACTTGCCTATTAGCAATAGAAAGAAGTAACGCAAAACTTTTAATGTGTTGTTTCATATGAGAATTAATTTGTACCAACTCTAAGACGAGGGGTACTTCAGCCTATAGCTGACTTTTCTATTTGCAGCAGGATAAGGGTCGGCCGTTACCCAAATTCGGCGAGTGGGATGTGAACAATCCTGCATCAGCCGAAGGGTTTACAGTCATATTTAATAAGGctagagatgagaagaagaccAGCGGTGCTGCGGGTGGACTGTCACCTGGAAGAAATGATGATGCATACAAACACAATGAGGATTATCAGTTTCCCACGAAGGTATGATTATGGCATGTGTGTACATAAGGTAACATTTCATGGCTTTATTCCTACGCAATGACTCTCCCCTATTCCTTCATTGTATTTGGCAGAGAAAATGGTTATGCTGTGGTTGAACCTCCACTGCTTTTTGGAGCACTGAGACCCGTGAACATGGGCGTTGTGATGGTATAGTACTTGTGAGTTTCCAGATCCCCCTGGCAGACTGATGAACTGGGGGAATGTAATGTATGGTGGTTATTTACTCTTCTTACCTGcagtgtttcttttcttttttttctgatttcttgTTCATCTGCTTTTATGTTCCCCAAAGCTTTTTATATTTCTGTACCCTAggaggaaaggaagaaaagtagtgggtataaaaacataaaattttcTTGCCCTTTGTCCTTGTTTTGAATGTGTCAAATGATTTTGAGTTGTTTGTTCATATGTTCTGAACAGTAATATTATGTACTAAAGTAAATAAATGTATACTATGATTTATGGCTAAAAATGTGATAATAGAAAGTACATGGCATGGCATGGCCAGGGATCCTGTCCAATCTTTGGCCATATCCAAATGCTCTGGTTGTTCTCCTATCTTGAGAGTGAAATGGTTTTCCAATTGTTTCTCTAACAATTTTTTCAACTTTGTTTTGGGCACTTATATGAGGTTTAACTTCTCTAGGATCAAAGCAGTTACCAAGAGTTATTAGCTATTGATTTGCTTTGTTCAGTGTTAATATCCAAGTAATGCAACCTAACCCCTTCTCCAAACTCTAGTACTCCAACATGCCCCCTGTCAAGCGTCACAAAATCAGGGGATGGTTCAAGCAATGAAACAGAGTTCTTCTGACGGTAACCATGGCCTTAAATCGTTTGATCGGACTTTCACAATAAgtagagggttctctgagcaagacATAGGGGGGACTGCATTACTGAGATGCAATAAAACAGTATCATACATAGGAGGGCCAAACAAGATCATTCcatgtgaggagagagagagagaggcacgCTAACATTCCCTGCCTCAGatggctcagagaaccttttcccttcaTAATATTACAGATACAACTTATGTGATTCTGGAACTGTGCCGGTGCAGTAAATGCAAGCTTGGGTGGTGCTGGTACACGCTTTGCATTTGCAGGGTCCTTGTGAATTGTTGGTCCCCAAAGGTCACCTGGGTTTTGGGAGCAACCCATGGGTCACCTTTGTTTTGGGACTAATCCAATgcaagaggttttttttttatatcctaTTTGAGAGAGAAGAGTAGCGAAGGAAGGTTACCCATATTGAATCTTTAAATAGGGAGAGAATTTTGGGGAGAGAGTGGATGGACCCCTTTTTGTGTCTTAGTGTGTGAATTCCTTTTTACACGGGCATCGTTGAATTGAAACACTATACCAGTGTCTGTTTGACAGGAAGGATAGATTTTTTGTCCTCCCGTGGATCTTGTTGGAGTTGTGGCCACGTCGGCCTCTTCACGTCTTTATCCTTTTAGTGCTCCCGTATATCACGGTAGGTGGAGAGAATAAAGTGAGGGCGATTCCATGTTAAGGAAAGAACCGTTGGACTCTCCACAACGGTTCTATAGACTCCTATAAACCTTGGGTTTGGTAGTAGGAATAATAATCATTAGATAATATTAACGCAAGTGGAGCCCAAAATTTTCCGATCACTCTgttatcttcttctctaaatAGGTATTGCATCTCACCGGCGAACTCGACTCTCATCTCTCCGGTGAAGTCGATCTTCTATAGGTCTTGCTAAAACAGCTCCATAAATACGATTGAATATTGAAAAAAAGCACCTAATCATTGGAATCTTTGTTGTGGAGTCTATAAATTATACGTCCTCTAGTTGAATCATACCGACTTACTTCGAGAGGATCGGGCGATTCGGGCCATGTAGCTGAAGTTGGCAAATGATAATGTTCTCACAAAATTGTCAAGAAAAAATTTTCTATCTCCTATGCTTAATTTTATGCGAAAAGATTCTATATAACCTTTGTTAGGAGAATAAAACGTGGAGCGTGGCTCCAGGCCTCCAGCCTCTTCTCTAGTCACTTGACTGGTGAAACAAATCTTGGGCCGCGAGAGGTGCAAGCGTCCAGTGGATCCCCCCGATTGAGCTCTTCTCCAGGGAGCCTAGCACgctcagggggcatccaaccgttgggctgtgctgcacacatccctatgtgcaccgagatgtgtgtggcacagcccaactGGATGCCCCCTGGACGCTGAGTTCCCTGGAGACGAGCCAGATCCATGGATCCCACACCCTTGCTTTGTTTCACAGAATACATTCTAGTGACTGGAGATTATCTTTAACCCAGATGGTGATCTACATACTTTATCTTTTGTGAGGTTACCAAAAGGCAAAGCTTCTAGGAAAATCAAATTCACGAGCAGAAAAGAATCTTAAAGTTCTACATGGTTTCAAGTTGCGGGGTTACtcaattttgaaaagaaaagaactgtTTTGTAAAGGGCAAAAATGTTATATGACCATACAGGTTGACGAACCAGCCACTAGGAAAAACTAGAGATGGTTCACCAATATAGAGAAAAGAAAGTGTCAAAAGGGCAGAGAGagcgtgtttttttttttttttttttttttgacttgaaatgttttaaaattaattacACAATCATGGACACACAAAAATTCCACTTTAACATTTTTTTGATGTATCCTCTCATTTCTCTTATATGGCAATTTTTAGTTTCCCACCAAAACCTGCAAATGTACTTTCTTTCCCCGAcccggatcctctccagcgcacatTCTTCGTCTGGAGCCACCAGGGCACGCATATGCCATTGGACGCGCACAGGAAAGGCTAGTGCGATGAAgaggatttcttttcttttccccacCAGACTCACCTGATGAACTTGATATAGATCACGTGTCTAAGCCTATGTTTGGAACAAAAGAAGttgatggaaaagaaaagaaaagtaatgaTGAATTTATGTGCACATAAACACCaacccaacccccaccccaccctccccccaaaaaaaatagctTGCTGCCTGCACACTACAACCAATGAAAGGTAAGAAAATGGTATCAATACAGGGcacataggagagagaaatgtcAATCAGAACACTCCTCCCTGAAGATGTCCGTGATTcaaaggaagagggagagattctttggggttttttattATAACAGAAAATGTATAGATTGTAGCTCTTTTCCACTTCTTTGAGCCGAGTCGCAGTGTGGTGTCCTTTTGAAatagcgccccccccccccccccttgcgtCGTCACTCTTGTGAGCCATATCATAGACATACTTTAGGTTACGATTCCATATTCacgatttttggtttttttttggggtggggttcCCTTTATGGAAAACCTTCTCACCCTGTAGCAGATTAGGTTCTCACTGCCAGGGTTTTAAAATCAGGAATCGGTGACGGAATCAAAATGATTCAGCCTGCAGATTTCCGAACCAGAATCCGCTGAAATCAGTCTGATCAAACATATAATCGGtctggaaggaaagaaagtgaggGAATCTCCGGAAGAATATTCCAATCTAGAACTGCATAAATCAGAATCTGTCCTGGCCGGTTTCGATACGAAATGGCTGATTCCCAATCCAATTCaccaatttttgaaaccctgCTCACTGCAGACAAATTTCTCCCATCCATGGCAGATTAGCTAAAACAAAATTTAGGAACAGAGCAGTGTCGAACAGTACATGTAAACTCAAATACTGTTAAGAATGTTGTTGGAGAGTCTCCGAATTCGAGGGGAGGGGGCGGGAAGATGTATATAATCCATCCTAACAGCATTCAGGAGACTGGGATttccaaaatttaaaagaaaaagttggACGTCCagcaaaattaaacaaaaataaattaaagtaCAGACAATACAACTCTCAAATCCTTCTGTCCTTTTTAGTTTCTTACCGGTCACATGACATAGATTTATTACCTTTcattgaaaacaaaaacaaaaaaagacaatTAAATTTATTACCGGATTGCTGGATCAGAGCCTCTACCATTTCTAATCCCTTCCAGGGTAGCAGGGTTGCTAAAGTACAGGGTACGAGACTTGGCGCAGAAGCACCTGAAGTAGCTTAAAAAGCATAATTTACTGGATGGTCAAATTTACAGGCAGCCCCAAACTTGCAAATGCCATATCGATGATAGTGTGTACATATGCTCTGATCCTGGAAGACACAAGCAAAGATTAAAGAAAGTAAACATAACAccaaataagagagagaggaagaagatgaatagGAAGAAAAGTTCAATAGCAAAAATTTCAGAAGTCCAGGAAAAGATTTAATAGCAAAAACATACACATGGAGGGAAGCCTAAGTATCACGGGACACAGGATTCAACCTATTAGACCCCGTGCTAAAAATTGCCAAATGCCCAAACAGAAAGTCTACATAGTTCTTGGAAGACTTCACAAATTCATTAAAAGCCAAATAGTAAAGTGGTGACGGAAAAAGGAGAACCAGTTTGAAAACTTATCTATTTATGCTAATTTTCACATcttaatgtaaaaaaaaataaaaaaataaaaattctgaatgCCTCATTGAAAAATACTAGACAAAAATCTGAATCTGTCAAAATTATATGTAACATGTGGATAATAAAAATGGAGGGCAAAATTTCTGCCACAATCCCCCACTTCTCAACCACGAGGACTGATGGATTTGTCAGCCAGATTGATCATTGCATGGATGGGGAACTCCCCTGATGGGGACACCTATCAAATTTGGTGGTGCATCTCAAACATATTATTAACCTTAACCTctcttttttattaaatttttttttttgggggggagggggcactctctttgttttttcactagtttgtattgaaca encodes:
- the LOC122670837 gene encoding protein NOI4-like; the protein is MSSQDKGRPLPKFGEWDVNNPASAEGFTVIFNKARDEKKTSGAAGGLSPGRNDDAYKHNEDYQFPTKRKWLCCG